GTGAGCATATCTTCAAATTGTGGCTCAATTACTTTTTTAACTCTTATTGGGGCACAATCCATTCTATATGCTGTTCCAGAATCTTCAACACCACTATATGTAGATGGTATGATTATGTTGGAAACAACATCTGTTGGAGTGATTCCCGGGTTAATATTTATCACAGGTATTTTTGCCATTGTTTTTAGTGCTGAATTCGGAAATGAATGTCCTGGGTCAGAGGCACAATTCATCATAGCATCAACATGCCCTTTTGCAAGTGCATCTACTGCGGAGGTTTCTCCAGGATTATATGTTGGGTATCCTTTTGAGAAATCAACACAGTAAGGGTAGCCTGTTTCATAAGCGGATACAATGTTAAATCCTGCAACATTGTAGTGGCCCCTCATTGGCATGAGCACAGATTTTATATGTTTGTTTAAATCGCTCACCAATGTAATTGCATTATCAATATTTCTATGTTTTCCTCTGGACATGGTCATACCCATACCAAAGTATAATATTGAAAATTGATGTTTTCCAATAATATCATATAATTCATACAATTGCTCTTTTGGAACTCCTGCAATTACATCTTGTTGTGGTTCTACTCCATTTAATATCATTCTCAAAGCACTAATTAGAATGTAGTCAGTTCCTGGGTATGGTTGTATATGAATATCTGCGAGTTTTGCGGAATCTGTTTTCCTTGGGTCTACTATAACCACTGTTCTATCTGGTCTTCCTCTTTCTCTGAAAAACCCTCTCGCAAATGTTCCATATCTACTCATATGTCTTGGGTGCCCATGCATAGGATTGCATCCCCAATAAAATACTAAATCTGCATAGTTTTTAGGCTGATCTAATGAACATGTTGGATATCCCCTATCCTGAACCGCCAAAAGTGACGGTCCGTGTCAAACTGTTGCAGTGTTATCTAATACACCACCAGTAAGTTCTGCCAACTCAACTCCTTTTTGCTGAGCTTCACAAAGTGTTGCACTCCATCCATAATGTAAAGGCCAGTTTGCCTCAACAAGGATTCTTGCAGATTCTTCGATTGCTGTTTCGTAATCTACTTTTTTTAATTCTCCGTCATCTTGCCTAATAAGCGGACTTGTATGTCGTTTTCCGTGTGCCAAGTGCATAAATTTTGCATGCCCGATTCTACAAAAGTTCTTCGTGCCTACTATTTTACCATCTTCTAAAAGCACAACTCCATCATCACACAAGGTTCCGCAAAATGGACATACTACATCTTTAACTATCTCCATATTTTACACCTGCATAATATATAATCACATATACCATATATGGATTATATATGGGTTGTATATGAATTTATAATAATTATATAATTTTCAAATATTATAATTATAATTCTTCACTAATTATATATCTCTTATAAATATGCCTGTTCCATCACTTCAAGGGAATTTTCTATTATTTCTTTATCTGTGGGTTCAATAGTTACTTTGGTCCCCTTAAAAGATGGCATTCCTGTACCTTCGGTTCTTGGATTAACTATTACATTTACCCAGGTTCCATATGCCACATATGCCATTCCTTCGAGGAGCTCCTGCTCAGCAGTCACTGCCTCCATAACTATTTCCCCATATTTGCTAGATAACAATACTTTGTCGTGGTCTTTCAACCCCAATTTAGCCATATCTGCTGGATTCATATCCAATTTTGTGCAGGCTTCTTTATATTTTTGCCCTTCTTTCCCTGATTCCATTCCCTCTCCCTGCCAGACGGAACGACCAGTTAATAAAAGAACTTCTAGTTTTTTCATAATACCACCATATGGCAGATAAATTATTTAAAAATGCTTATCATTTAATTTTAATTCATTGTGAATTAATATCACACTGAATATATATTAAGGGTAAAGAATATATAAAATTTTCTATATGAATTAAGCCGAAAATATGAATTCAACTATATTTCGTTGCTATAATACAATTTAGTAAATCATATGTGGTTAAATATTATTGTTTATGGGGATATTAATGTTATTTATGGAGTATTACGAACAAATATATTATTGTAGGAGCTCCATAATATCACAATATTTAATAATAAAAAATAATAAAAAATAATAAAATAAAGTGAAAAAATATGAAGTTAAAAATATTGAATAAAAATGAAATTGAAATTGCTGCAAATGCCATAAAAGATGGTGATTTAGTAGCATTTCCTACGGAAACAGTGTATGGATTAGGTGCTGATGCACTAAATCCTGATGCAGTAGAAAAAATTTTTAAAGTTAAAGGGCGACCCATCGATAACCCATTAATTATTCATGTAAATAATTTAGAAATGGCAAATAAAATTGCACATATTACAGAAAACGCTAAAATATTATTACAAAAGTTTTCACCGGGGCCTTTAACCATTATATTAAAAAAGAAAGAGGTCGTTCCGGCCATAACCTGTGCTAATTTGGATACAGTTGCCGTTAGAATACCAAATAATAAAATTGCACTGGAATTAATAGAAAAAGCAAATACTCCAATAGCTGCACCAAGTGCTAATTTATCAGGAAAGCCAAGCCCTACAAATATACAACATATAATAGACGATTTAGGCGATAAAATAAACTATGCCATAGAGGGGGAAACCACAATAGGT
The window above is part of the Methanococcus aeolicus Nankai-3 genome. Proteins encoded here:
- a CDS encoding formylmethanofuran dehydrogenase subunit B, which gives rise to MEIVKDVVCPFCGTLCDDGVVLLEDGKIVGTKNFCRIGHAKFMHLAHGKRHTSPLIRQDDGELKKVDYETAIEESARILVEANWPLHYGWSATLCEAQQKGVELAELTGGVLDNTATVUHGPSLLAVQDRGYPTCSLDQPKNYADLVFYWGCNPMHGHPRHMSRYGTFARGFFRERGRPDRTVVIVDPRKTDSAKLADIHIQPYPGTDYILISALRMILNGVEPQQDVIAGVPKEQLYELYDIIGKHQFSILYFGMGMTMSRGKHRNIDNAITLVSDLNKHIKSVLMPMRGHYNVAGFNIVSAYETGYPYCVDFSKGYPTYNPGETSAVDALAKGHVDAMMNCASDPGHSFPNSALKTMAKIPVININPGITPTDVVSNIIIPSTYSGVEDSGTAYRMDCAPIRVKKVIEPQFEDMLTDKEILTKMIKCVKQML
- a CDS encoding molybdopterin dinucleotide binding domain-containing protein; translation: MKKLEVLLLTGRSVWQGEGMESGKEGQKYKEACTKLDMNPADMAKLGLKDHDKVLLSSKYGEIVMEAVTAEQELLEGMAYVAYGTWVNVIVNPRTEGTGMPSFKGTKVTIEPTDKEIIENSLEVMEQAYL
- a CDS encoding L-threonylcarbamoyladenylate synthase, whose product is MKLKILNKNEIEIAANAIKDGDLVAFPTETVYGLGADALNPDAVEKIFKVKGRPIDNPLIIHVNNLEMANKIAHITENAKILLQKFSPGPLTIILKKKEVVPAITCANLDTVAVRIPNNKIALELIEKANTPIAAPSANLSGKPSPTNIQHIIDDLGDKINYAIEGETTIGVESTVLDLTEKKPKILRYGSITYEDLKKVIDIELIEINKQGKKIIKTVKSPGMKYTHYSPDAPLIMATGNIEEITGKINDLIKEYTEKGEKNENVGIIITEETKDKYPANIKKIVLGSRSDLKTISKNLFNSLREMDKNGVSIIFIEGFEKKGLGLAIMDRLEKASSKII